The following proteins are encoded in a genomic region of Bosea beijingensis:
- a CDS encoding SGNH/GDSL hydrolase family protein has product MPPPPDTRCRAEAAKAAFQPSLPAARKALQETGRLTVVALGSSATAGSGASADDKSYPSVLQAELRRRLPGAEVRVVNKGVGGQSAYDMLLRMQADVIDEKPAIVIWQTVINDAIRDIGEDKLGKILRKGVGKARGAGIEMILMDLPWLPREGRYPHYDDYRAVLTKTAQDQGISLFPRYAMMKGWSNSRQFTPEELVGMDGLHLVDAGYRCLALRLADGIVAGIGPVRIETAGKGARPTN; this is encoded by the coding sequence ATGCCGCCGCCGCCCGATACCCGCTGCCGCGCAGAAGCGGCCAAGGCTGCCTTCCAGCCGAGTTTGCCGGCCGCGCGCAAGGCGCTCCAGGAAACCGGCCGCCTGACCGTCGTGGCGTTGGGCTCCTCGGCCACGGCCGGCTCAGGCGCCAGCGCCGACGACAAGAGCTATCCGTCCGTCCTGCAGGCCGAACTGCGCCGGCGCCTGCCGGGTGCCGAGGTCAGGGTCGTCAACAAGGGTGTCGGTGGCCAGTCGGCCTATGACATGCTGCTGCGCATGCAGGCCGATGTCATCGACGAGAAGCCGGCGATCGTGATCTGGCAGACCGTCATCAACGACGCCATCCGCGATATCGGGGAGGACAAGCTCGGCAAGATCCTGCGCAAGGGGGTCGGCAAGGCCCGCGGGGCGGGGATCGAGATGATTCTGATGGACCTGCCCTGGCTGCCGCGCGAAGGGCGCTATCCGCATTACGACGATTACCGCGCCGTGCTGACGAAGACGGCGCAGGACCAGGGCATCTCGCTGTTCCCGCGCTATGCGATGATGAAGGGCTGGTCGAATTCGCGCCAGTTCACGCCGGAGGAGCTTGTGGGCATGGATGGTCTGCATCTCGTCGATGCCGGCTATCGCTGCCTGGCGCTGCGGCTGGCTGACGGGATCGTCGCCGGGATCGGGCCCGTCAGGATCGAGACGGCCGGTAAGGGTGCAAGGCCGACGAACTGA
- a CDS encoding GDYXXLXY domain-containing protein: MRALSADSLVAKVPLPWRALATALLLGLVLLALVEQRARILRGGTEIRLRSVPVDPRDLFRGDYVVLSYPISTVETDAAGKAEFERGERVYVSLGRDEQGFAKATGVTRDWPKAGDGTVVIAGRVTATSACATNANGDVDCSGRRNRLRIAYGLESYFVPQGEGKAIETTDKARIEVVAAVSPSGEAAIKRLLIDGKPVYAEPPY; this comes from the coding sequence ATGCGCGCGCTTTCGGCCGATAGCCTCGTTGCGAAGGTGCCGTTGCCCTGGCGCGCGCTCGCAACCGCGCTGCTGCTGGGGCTCGTCCTGCTCGCGCTGGTCGAGCAGCGGGCGCGCATCCTGCGGGGCGGCACCGAGATCCGGCTGCGGAGTGTGCCGGTCGATCCGCGCGATCTCTTCCGTGGCGATTACGTCGTGCTGAGCTATCCGATCAGCACGGTGGAGACCGATGCCGCCGGCAAGGCCGAGTTCGAGCGCGGCGAGCGGGTCTATGTCAGCCTCGGCCGCGACGAGCAGGGCTTCGCCAAGGCGACCGGCGTCACGCGCGACTGGCCGAAGGCCGGCGACGGCACTGTCGTGATCGCCGGGCGCGTCACCGCGACCTCGGCCTGCGCCACCAATGCGAACGGTGATGTCGATTGCAGCGGCCGGCGCAACCGCCTGCGCATCGCCTATGGGCTGGAGAGCTATTTCGTGCCGCAGGGCGAGGGCAAGGCGATCGAGACGACCGACAAGGCCCGGATCGAGGTCGTGGCCGCCGTTTCGCCCTCCGGAGAGGCCGCGATCAAGCGCTTACTGATCGACGGCAAGCCGGTCTACGCCGAACCGCCCTATTGA
- a CDS encoding lytic transglycosylase domain-containing protein, translating into MFLFTTPQSQSRETQPANPVVSAIRQGAERTGAGFDYLLKTAQRESSLEPTAKASTSSATGLFQFIEQTWLAMVKQEGPKQGLSQYADAITENGGRLSVADPAAREKILQLRNDPQVAAVMAGALTQKNRDQLAGSLGRQPQAGELYMAHVLGARGASDLIRAAASDPSRVAARDFPEAAAANRGIFYDKAGRARSVQEVYGVLAASHASTQVAANVAQNAQSGQAGQGDIPVAEIAAALRPERAKGLVGLFSTGGSRDPVSKAVANLWTTPPRGGTRMASLEGGERYFPRSGQTETTMSDANQVAGAASVGAAAKAVNAPLPPSRPSDLSVPDVATSQPAAKRRSGPLDLSSFMIQRSGA; encoded by the coding sequence ATGTTCCTCTTCACCACGCCGCAGAGCCAGAGCCGCGAAACGCAGCCAGCGAACCCGGTCGTCAGCGCCATCCGCCAGGGCGCAGAGCGGACGGGGGCGGGGTTCGACTATCTGCTCAAGACGGCGCAGCGCGAATCCTCGCTGGAGCCGACGGCCAAGGCGAGCACATCGAGCGCCACGGGGCTGTTCCAGTTCATCGAGCAGACCTGGCTCGCCATGGTCAAGCAGGAGGGGCCGAAGCAAGGCCTCTCGCAATATGCCGACGCGATCACCGAGAATGGCGGGCGCCTCAGCGTCGCCGATCCGGCGGCGCGCGAGAAGATCCTGCAATTGCGCAACGATCCGCAGGTCGCGGCCGTGATGGCCGGCGCGCTCACCCAGAAGAATCGCGACCAGCTCGCTGGCAGCCTCGGCCGCCAGCCGCAGGCCGGCGAGCTCTATATGGCACATGTGCTCGGGGCGCGCGGCGCTTCCGACCTGATCCGCGCGGCTGCGAGCGATCCAAGCCGTGTCGCGGCGCGGGATTTCCCGGAGGCGGCTGCCGCCAACCGCGGCATCTTCTACGACAAGGCCGGCCGCGCGCGCAGCGTGCAGGAGGTCTATGGCGTGCTGGCGGCGAGCCATGCCAGCACGCAGGTCGCAGCCAATGTGGCGCAGAACGCGCAATCCGGGCAAGCCGGGCAGGGCGATATCCCGGTCGCGGAGATCGCTGCGGCGCTGCGGCCGGAGCGCGCCAAGGGGCTTGTCGGCCTGTTCTCGACCGGCGGCTCGCGCGATCCGGTCTCGAAGGCCGTCGCCAATCTCTGGACGACACCGCCGCGCGGCGGCACGCGCATGGCCTCGCTCGAGGGCGGCGAACGCTATTTCCCGCGCTCCGGACAAACCGAAACCACGATGTCGGATGCCAATCAGGTCGCAGGCGCGGCATCCGTCGGGGCCGCGGCCAAGGCGGTCAATGCGCCGCTGCCGCCATCGCGGCCGAGCGATCTGTCGGTGCCTGATGTTGCGACCTCGCAGCCAGCGGCCAAGCGCCGCAGCGGGCCGCTCGACCTGTCTTCCTTCATGATCCAGCGGAGCGGGGCATGA
- a CDS encoding nitroreductase family protein, which yields MTDTLSLLKLRRSVPPQFLTAPGPDGAQLDELLAIAARVPDHGKLAPWRFIVFKGAAREEAAEIVARIFREKNPQASEDQVEFERKRLLHAPVIVAVVSRAREHAKIPLWEQELSAGAVCMNMLVAAYAMGYAGSWLTNWFSFDRQVLSAFGLADDERMAGFVHLGTPTAPITDRDRPVMTDIVSYYGT from the coding sequence ATGACCGATACGCTCTCTCTGCTCAAGCTGCGTCGCTCCGTGCCGCCGCAGTTCCTCACCGCGCCCGGTCCCGATGGCGCCCAGCTCGACGAACTCCTCGCCATCGCCGCGCGCGTGCCCGACCACGGCAAGCTCGCGCCCTGGCGCTTCATCGTCTTCAAGGGCGCGGCCCGCGAGGAGGCGGCCGAGATCGTTGCACGCATCTTCCGCGAGAAGAATCCGCAGGCGAGCGAGGACCAGGTCGAATTCGAGCGCAAGCGCCTGCTGCATGCCCCCGTCATCGTCGCCGTGGTCTCGCGGGCGCGGGAGCATGCCAAGATCCCGCTCTGGGAGCAGGAGCTTTCGGCCGGCGCGGTCTGCATGAACATGCTCGTCGCCGCCTATGCCATGGGCTATGCCGGCTCCTGGCTGACCAACTGGTTCTCGTTCGACCGGCAGGTGCTGAGCGCCTTCGGCTTGGCGGATGACGAGAGGATGGCCGGCTTCGTCCATCTGGGCACCCCGACCGCGCCAATCACCGATCGCGACCGGCCGGTGATGACCGATATCGTCAGCTATTACGGGACCTGA
- a CDS encoding HpcH/HpaI aldolase/citrate lyase family protein codes for MRSLLFVPGDSPKKQQKGLECGADALILDLEDSVALDAKPQAREITRAFIESARALPKRPLLIVRINGLTTGMSDADLDAVMPGAPDAIMLPKSEGGTDVGHLAAKIAVREAEADLPDGMTRILPITTENAKGIFGLGSYSRSSHRLMALTWGAEDLSADLGAETNRLEDGSYADPYRLARALTLFGATTAQVDAIDTVFTNFRDDAAFRAECLASRRDGFTGKMAIHPAQVAPINEIFAPSPAALAKARQIIALFEANPGAGVIGLDGEMLDRPHMIKAQRLVARARKLAE; via the coding sequence ATGCGTTCGCTCCTGTTCGTGCCGGGCGACAGCCCGAAGAAGCAGCAGAAGGGCCTGGAGTGCGGCGCTGATGCGCTGATCCTCGACCTTGAGGATTCCGTCGCGCTCGATGCCAAGCCGCAGGCGCGCGAGATCACCCGCGCCTTCATCGAATCCGCCCGCGCCCTGCCGAAACGCCCGCTGCTGATCGTGCGCATCAACGGCCTGACAACCGGGATGAGCGATGCCGATCTCGACGCGGTCATGCCGGGCGCGCCCGACGCGATCATGCTGCCCAAATCCGAGGGCGGCACCGATGTCGGCCATCTCGCCGCCAAGATCGCGGTGCGTGAGGCCGAGGCCGACCTGCCCGATGGCATGACGCGAATCCTGCCGATCACCACCGAGAACGCCAAGGGCATCTTCGGGCTCGGCAGCTACAGCCGCTCCTCGCATCGCCTGATGGCGCTGACCTGGGGCGCGGAAGACCTCTCGGCCGATCTCGGCGCCGAGACCAACCGGCTGGAGGACGGCTCCTATGCCGATCCCTACCGCCTCGCCCGCGCGCTCACCCTGTTCGGCGCGACGACGGCGCAGGTCGACGCGATCGACACGGTCTTCACCAATTTCCGCGACGATGCCGCTTTCCGCGCCGAGTGCCTCGCCTCACGCCGCGACGGCTTCACCGGCAAGATGGCGATCCACCCGGCGCAGGTCGCTCCGATCAACGAGATTTTCGCGCCCTCGCCGGCGGCGCTCGCCAAGGCCCGGCAGATCATCGCCCTGTTCGAGGCCAATCCCGGTGCCGGCGTGATCGGGCTCGATGGCGAAATGCTGGATCGTCCCCATATGATCAAGGCACAGCGGCTCGTCGCGCGAGCTCGCAAACTGGCTGAATGA
- a CDS encoding flavin reductase family protein, whose protein sequence is MIYSATKDDLGFAHDPFKAIVAPRPIGWITALSARGEVNLSPYSFFNAISSRPNIVMFSSENKKDAVAFIEETGEFTCSLVTKALAHPMNLTSAPLPRGESEYAHAGLEMAASRFVKPPRVAGTPAALECKLLSIQQLQDLDGNAVPRWMVLGQVVGTFVDDAYVKDGRFDTAGANPIARCGYADYAEVTSLFSITRPPGG, encoded by the coding sequence ATGATCTATTCGGCTACGAAGGACGATCTCGGCTTCGCGCATGATCCGTTCAAGGCGATCGTCGCGCCGCGGCCGATCGGCTGGATCACGGCGCTGAGCGCCAGGGGCGAGGTCAATCTCTCGCCCTACAGCTTCTTCAACGCGATCTCGTCGCGGCCGAACATCGTGATGTTCTCCTCGGAGAACAAGAAGGACGCCGTCGCCTTCATCGAGGAGACCGGCGAGTTCACCTGCTCGCTGGTGACCAAGGCGCTGGCGCATCCGATGAACCTGACCTCCGCGCCATTGCCGCGTGGCGAGAGCGAGTACGCCCATGCCGGGCTGGAGATGGCGGCGTCGCGTTTCGTCAAGCCGCCGCGCGTCGCGGGCACGCCGGCCGCGCTCGAATGCAAGCTGCTCTCGATCCAGCAATTGCAGGACCTCGACGGCAACGCCGTGCCACGCTGGATGGTACTGGGGCAGGTCGTCGGAACCTTCGTCGACGACGCCTATGTCAAGGACGGGCGCTTCGACACGGCCGGCGCCAACCCGATCGCGCGCTGCGGCTATGCCGATTATGCCGAGGTGACGAGTCTGTTCTCGATCACGCGCCCGCCGGGCGGGTAG
- a CDS encoding DUF2157 domain-containing protein: protein MLTGSYRKRLEADLPRWVAEGWLSAENAGAIRRSVAREQGGIRLPAVIGLLGGLLIAASVAAFVAAGWEAIPRLVKLGMILAAIAIFIAYAFRLERQGSPRGADAAVTCGVLIFGAGLALVGQMYHLPADWPGGALLVALGGLIAAVLMRSNGALAIALIAICAWSGGRWEEARSGAHLGFFILYLPALWLSLSRDNRLVHHLVVLAAAAWLAMAPGYGLFDRFDYGLLAYGLALAVFYVALGALALDRGLPSVLTACLPWGLLGLVLVLNTELIRILDRDEARAGHAFRFVFLAYAIALPVVACLAGFAKERRFAWPLAAGLAFALLVPAVFWTGIVTAMAGKIIVASLVLLAATALLVAGSVGGIRRLVLAGSVLFGVAILILLWQTIGTLLDQSLFFLVAGATLLAIASGARRLFARLNPPEKEAA from the coding sequence ATGCTGACAGGCTCCTATCGCAAGCGGCTCGAAGCCGATCTTCCCCGCTGGGTCGCAGAGGGCTGGCTCAGCGCCGAAAATGCCGGCGCGATCCGGCGCTCGGTCGCGCGCGAGCAGGGCGGCATCCGCCTGCCGGCCGTAATCGGCCTGCTCGGCGGTCTGCTGATTGCGGCGAGTGTCGCCGCCTTCGTGGCGGCGGGCTGGGAGGCCATCCCGCGCCTCGTCAAGCTCGGCATGATCCTCGCGGCGATCGCTATCTTTATCGCCTATGCCTTCCGGCTGGAGCGGCAAGGTTCGCCGCGCGGCGCCGATGCCGCCGTGACCTGCGGCGTGCTGATCTTCGGTGCAGGCTTGGCACTGGTCGGGCAGATGTACCATCTCCCCGCGGACTGGCCGGGCGGGGCCCTGCTGGTCGCGCTCGGCGGCCTGATCGCCGCCGTCCTGATGCGCTCGAACGGCGCGCTGGCGATCGCGCTGATCGCGATCTGCGCCTGGAGCGGCGGGCGCTGGGAGGAGGCGCGCAGCGGCGCCCATCTCGGCTTCTTCATCCTCTATCTGCCGGCGCTGTGGCTCTCGCTGTCGCGCGACAACCGGCTGGTCCATCATCTCGTCGTGCTGGCGGCTGCGGCCTGGCTCGCGATGGCGCCGGGCTACGGCCTGTTCGACCGTTTCGACTACGGACTCCTGGCCTATGGGCTGGCGCTCGCCGTGTTCTATGTGGCGCTGGGCGCGCTGGCGCTCGACCGGGGGCTGCCGTCGGTGCTGACCGCCTGCCTGCCATGGGGGCTGCTCGGGCTGGTTCTCGTGCTGAACACGGAGTTGATCCGCATCCTCGATCGCGATGAGGCGCGGGCAGGTCACGCCTTCCGCTTCGTCTTCCTGGCCTATGCCATCGCGCTTCCGGTCGTCGCCTGCCTGGCGGGCTTCGCGAAGGAGCGGCGCTTCGCCTGGCCGCTGGCCGCCGGGCTCGCCTTCGCATTGCTGGTGCCTGCCGTGTTCTGGACCGGCATCGTCACGGCCATGGCCGGCAAGATCATCGTCGCGAGCCTCGTTCTGCTGGCTGCGACGGCGCTGTTGGTGGCCGGTTCTGTCGGCGGTATCCGGCGGCTGGTACTGGCGGGCTCTGTCCTGTTCGGCGTGGCGATCCTGATCCTGCTCTGGCAGACGATCGGTACATTGCTCGACCAGTCGCTGTTTTTCCTGGTCGCGGGCGCGACCCTGCTGGCGATCGCGTCCGGCGCCCGGCGCCTCTTCGCCCGTCTCAACCCGCCTGAGAAGGAAGCCGCCTGA
- a CDS encoding MaoC family dehydratase, which produces MKTEASMAELVRHKRGGIYFEDFQVGAVIEHGLTRTVTQMDNMLFSNMTLNPQPLHIDAHFCATETEWGKPLMNSLFTLGLMIGISVNDTTVGTTIGNLGMTDVLFPAPLFEGDTVNCTSEIAAKRESRSRPDAGIVEFVHKAYKQDGTLVAQCRRQAFMRKRPAPDTVAV; this is translated from the coding sequence ATGAAGACGGAGGCGTCGATGGCGGAACTGGTGCGTCACAAGCGTGGCGGAATCTATTTCGAGGATTTCCAGGTCGGCGCGGTCATCGAGCACGGCCTGACCCGCACCGTCACGCAGATGGACAACATGCTGTTCTCCAACATGACGCTGAACCCGCAACCCCTTCATATCGATGCGCATTTCTGTGCGACCGAGACCGAGTGGGGCAAGCCGCTGATGAACTCGCTGTTCACGCTCGGCCTGATGATCGGCATCTCCGTCAACGACACCACGGTCGGCACCACCATCGGCAATCTCGGCATGACCGACGTGCTCTTCCCCGCCCCGCTCTTCGAGGGCGACACGGTCAACTGCACCAGCGAGATCGCCGCCAAGCGCGAGTCGCGCTCACGGCCCGATGCCGGCATCGTCGAGTTCGTACACAAGGCCTACAAGCAGGATGGCACGCTGGTCGCCCAGTGCCGCCGCCAGGCGTTCATGCGCAAGCGCCCGGCTCCCGACACCGTCGCGGTCTGA
- the thrS gene encoding threonine--tRNA ligase, with amino-acid sequence MTISLTFPDGAKREFPSGITGVEIAKGISPSLLKRTVAMALDGTVVDLADPITADAKIELLNREDPRSLELIRHDTAHVLAEAVQELFPGTQVTIGPVIENGFFYDFARNEPFTPEDFPAIEKKMREIIARDKSFTKEVWSRDKAKDFFAAKGEAYKVELVDAIPADQTLKMYAQGAWIDLCRGPHMTSVGKVGNAFKLMKTAGAYWRGDSNNAMLTRIYGTAFAKQEELDAYLKQLEEAEKRDHRKLGREMDLFHFQEEGPGVVFWHSKGWRLFQEIIAYMRRRLAADYEEVNAPQILDKSLWETSGHWGWYQDNMFAVKSASAFENPADAERDHRVFALKPMNCPGHVQIFKHGLKSYRDLPIRLAEFGNVHRYEPSGALHGLMRVRGFTQDDAHIFCTEEQLAAECLKINDLILSVYEDFGFTEELVIKLSTRPEKRVGSDAVWDHAEQVMTGVLERIAKQSGNRIKTEINPGEGAFYGPKFEYVLRDAIGRDWQCGTTQVDFNLPERFGAFYIGADGEKKQPVMVHRAICGSLERFTGILIEHHAGHFPLWLAPEQIVVCPITSEADAYAEDVTMALMGAGLRARADLRNEKISYKVREHSLAKVPVILAVGKREAEERTVTVRRLGSQAQTVMTLDEALAALGQEALAPDLARKKAVKAG; translated from the coding sequence ATGACGATCTCCCTGACATTTCCCGATGGCGCCAAGCGCGAATTCCCCTCCGGCATCACCGGAGTCGAGATCGCCAAGGGCATCTCTCCCTCCCTCCTGAAGCGCACCGTCGCGATGGCGCTCGACGGCACTGTCGTCGACCTCGCCGACCCGATCACTGCTGACGCGAAGATCGAGCTTCTGAACCGGGAAGACCCGCGTTCGCTGGAGCTGATCCGGCACGACACCGCCCACGTCCTCGCCGAGGCCGTGCAGGAGCTGTTTCCCGGCACGCAGGTGACGATCGGCCCGGTGATCGAGAACGGGTTCTTCTACGATTTCGCCCGCAACGAGCCCTTCACTCCGGAGGACTTTCCGGCGATCGAGAAGAAGATGCGCGAGATTATCGCGCGCGACAAATCCTTCACCAAGGAGGTCTGGAGCCGCGACAAGGCCAAGGATTTCTTTGCCGCCAAGGGCGAGGCCTACAAGGTCGAGCTGGTCGATGCGATCCCCGCCGACCAGACGCTGAAGATGTATGCTCAAGGAGCGTGGATCGACCTCTGCCGCGGCCCGCACATGACTTCGGTCGGCAAGGTCGGCAACGCCTTCAAGCTGATGAAGACGGCCGGCGCCTATTGGCGCGGTGACTCCAACAACGCGATGCTGACCCGCATCTACGGTACGGCCTTCGCCAAGCAGGAAGAGCTCGACGCCTATCTCAAGCAGCTCGAGGAGGCGGAGAAGCGCGACCACCGCAAGCTCGGCCGGGAGATGGACCTGTTCCATTTCCAGGAGGAGGGGCCGGGCGTCGTGTTCTGGCACTCCAAGGGCTGGCGCCTGTTCCAGGAGATCATCGCCTATATGCGCCGGCGCCTCGCCGCCGACTACGAGGAGGTGAATGCGCCGCAGATCCTCGACAAGTCGCTCTGGGAGACCTCGGGCCACTGGGGCTGGTACCAGGACAACATGTTCGCGGTGAAGTCGGCCTCGGCCTTCGAGAACCCGGCCGATGCCGAGCGCGACCATCGCGTCTTCGCGCTGAAGCCCATGAACTGCCCGGGCCATGTCCAGATCTTCAAGCATGGTCTGAAGAGCTATCGCGATCTGCCGATCCGGCTTGCCGAATTCGGCAATGTCCATCGCTACGAGCCGTCCGGCGCGCTGCATGGGCTGATGCGCGTGCGCGGCTTCACGCAGGATGATGCGCATATCTTCTGCACGGAAGAGCAGCTCGCGGCCGAGTGCCTGAAGATCAACGACCTGATCCTGTCGGTCTACGAGGATTTCGGCTTCACCGAGGAGCTCGTGATCAAGCTCTCGACGCGGCCCGAGAAGCGCGTCGGCTCCGATGCGGTCTGGGACCATGCCGAGCAGGTGATGACCGGCGTGCTGGAGCGGATCGCCAAGCAGTCCGGCAACCGGATCAAGACCGAGATCAATCCGGGCGAGGGTGCCTTCTACGGGCCGAAGTTCGAGTATGTCCTGCGCGACGCCATCGGCCGCGATTGGCAATGCGGCACGACGCAGGTCGACTTCAACCTGCCGGAGCGGTTCGGGGCCTTCTATATCGGCGCCGACGGCGAGAAGAAGCAGCCGGTCATGGTCCACCGCGCCATCTGCGGCTCGCTGGAGCGCTTCACCGGCATCCTGATCGAGCACCATGCCGGGCATTTCCCGCTCTGGCTGGCGCCGGAGCAGATCGTGGTCTGCCCGATCACCTCGGAGGCTGACGCCTATGCCGAGGACGTGACGATGGCCCTGATGGGTGCGGGTCTGCGCGCTCGCGCCGATCTGCGCAACGAGAAGATCTCGTACAAGGTGCGCGAGCATTCTCTGGCCAAGGTTCCGGTCATCCTCGCCGTCGGCAAGCGCGAGGCCGAGGAGAGGACGGTGACGGTCCGCCGCCTCGGCAGCCAGGCGCAGACGGTGATGACCCTCGACGAGGCTCTCGCGGCGCTGGGCCAGGAGGCGCTTGCGCCTGATCTGGCGCGCAAGAAGGCTGTGAAGGCGGGCTGA
- a CDS encoding OpgC family protein — translation MSSHSSFRRFLLLGRPAVDAVLAAPGRDARIDVIRGIALLIIFINHMPGNVVSAYMPHNFGFSDAADIFVLLAGVSATLAYGGLIEQRGFAVAGLKLGARLWTLYIAHLAVFIIVCGVVATAVTRTQNPLYIEAINIQPFFRDTVEALIGALTLTYQPSYLDILPLYIVLLALFPVIYYAARLSPLLTLACSLAIWQAALAFELNLPNGSAGVWFFNPFAWQVVFTLGVVIGRATQFGIRAPRLIWLDLAAVAFIIFAWVVKTSSGNPTGIVSLNDWFDSVQLGSDKTNLAWTRILHIAALAWLAIRWLPAGTALAKAAPGRMLAHAGQNSLHVFCVGIVLSIIGQILLAETSFDLGVQLLICAGGATILTGLGIFLSWYRSITKRGASAESAPARGAPPRPSFSSR, via the coding sequence GTGTCCTCCCATTCTTCCTTCAGGCGCTTCCTGCTTCTCGGCCGACCGGCCGTGGACGCGGTGCTGGCCGCGCCGGGGCGGGATGCGCGGATCGACGTGATCCGTGGGATCGCCCTGCTGATCATCTTCATCAACCACATGCCGGGGAACGTGGTCTCGGCCTATATGCCGCATAATTTCGGTTTCTCGGATGCAGCCGACATCTTCGTGCTGCTGGCCGGCGTCTCGGCGACGCTGGCCTATGGCGGGCTGATCGAGCAGCGCGGCTTCGCGGTCGCAGGGTTGAAGCTCGGCGCGCGGCTCTGGACGCTCTACATCGCCCATCTCGCGGTGTTCATCATCGTCTGCGGCGTCGTCGCCACGGCGGTGACCCGGACGCAGAACCCGCTCTATATCGAGGCCATCAATATCCAGCCCTTCTTCCGCGACACGGTCGAGGCGCTGATCGGCGCGCTGACGCTGACCTACCAGCCGTCCTATCTCGATATCCTGCCGCTCTATATCGTGCTGCTCGCGCTGTTTCCGGTGATCTACTACGCGGCGCGCCTGAGCCCGCTGCTGACGCTGGCTTGTTCGCTGGCGATCTGGCAGGCGGCGCTCGCCTTCGAGCTCAACCTGCCCAACGGCAGCGCGGGCGTCTGGTTCTTCAATCCGTTCGCCTGGCAGGTGGTCTTCACGCTCGGCGTCGTTATCGGCCGGGCGACGCAGTTCGGCATCCGCGCGCCGCGCCTGATCTGGCTCGATCTCGCGGCCGTCGCCTTCATCATCTTCGCCTGGGTGGTGAAGACCTCGAGCGGCAATCCGACCGGTATCGTCTCGCTGAACGACTGGTTCGATTCCGTTCAGCTTGGCTCGGACAAGACCAATCTGGCCTGGACCCGCATCCTGCATATCGCCGCGCTGGCCTGGCTGGCGATCCGCTGGCTGCCGGCCGGCACCGCGCTGGCGAAGGCCGCGCCTGGCCGCATGCTCGCCCATGCCGGGCAGAATTCGCTCCATGTCTTCTGCGTGGGCATCGTGCTGTCGATCATCGGACAGATACTGCTCGCGGAAACATCCTTCGATCTGGGCGTTCAGTTGCTGATATGCGCTGGTGGCGCTACAATTCTGACAGGGTTAGGGATTTTCCTGTCGTGGTACCGTTCGATCACGAAACGCGGCGCAAGCGCCGAGTCTGCCCCGGCCCGTGGCGCGCCGCCGCGGCCGTCCTTCTCCTCGCGCTGA
- a CDS encoding heavy-metal-associated domain-containing protein: MTQVFEVSGMHCGGCASRVQRAATALAPGTTVTLDPPRLILPAGVSLDAEAIDKALAEFGDYSAVGPLPQG, encoded by the coding sequence ATGACTCAGGTTTTCGAGGTTTCAGGCATGCATTGCGGCGGCTGCGCCTCGCGCGTCCAGCGCGCCGCGACGGCGCTCGCGCCCGGCACTACGGTGACGCTCGATCCGCCGCGCCTCATCCTGCCGGCCGGCGTGAGCCTCGATGCCGAGGCGATCGACAAGGCGCTGGCGGAATTCGGCGATTACAGCGCCGTGGGCCCCTTGCCGCAGGGTTGA